From one Brevundimonas sp. PAMC22021 genomic stretch:
- the ccmE gene encoding cytochrome c maturation protein CcmE: MSWLPKSPKARRRLWVVAAAAPILALAVGLSLWAMQDSVTFFFSPSEVTEAKAPAGRNIRLGGLVEAGSVHHANDGSVAFVVTDNAATTRVVFHGDLPDLFREGQGIVAQGAFSPDRTFHADQVLAKHDETYMPREVADRLKATGEWRPEAGSPPTPGASIL, translated from the coding sequence GTGAGCTGGCTTCCGAAATCGCCAAAGGCGCGCCGCAGGCTGTGGGTCGTGGCCGCCGCCGCGCCCATCCTGGCGCTGGCGGTCGGCCTGTCGCTATGGGCCATGCAGGACAGCGTGACCTTTTTCTTCTCGCCGTCCGAAGTGACCGAGGCCAAGGCGCCCGCCGGCCGCAACATTCGTCTGGGGGGCCTGGTCGAGGCCGGCAGCGTCCATCACGCGAACGACGGCTCTGTCGCCTTCGTGGTCACCGACAATGCGGCGACGACCCGCGTCGTCTTCCACGGCGACCTGCCCGACCTGTTCCGAGAAGGGCAGGGGATCGTGGCGCAAGGCGCCTTCTCGCCCGACCGCACCTTTCACGCCGACCAGGTGCTGGCCAAGCACGACGAGACCTATATGCCGCGCGAGGTGGCCGACCGCCTGAAAGCCACCGGCGAGTGGCGCCCGGAAGCCGGATCGCCTCCGACGCCCGGAGCGTCCATACTGTGA
- a CDS encoding ATP-binding protein, translating into MRLPSLLRRTPFRLTLLFLALFVAAASAILAYVYFASASQAQARATADVENELGVLTAIHRTRGLDALNGALVERTVRGGSYLYLLTDPAGKTVTGNVSTLPFEAGENLTPGLGQWDTFRITDTDPEGRVQRRQAIGVIMPLAGGSHLFVGEDIGDIEDYLSRLTQALWAAMAMVILLGLGGGIFISRRVEAAMAGLNRVVSAVQEGDLKARVATRHSSDELDELAQGLNGMLDRLEASMASIRHAGDAIAHDLRSPLTRMRAKLEVALIDAEAGKIDGVDALTIALDEADQLLKTFNTVLAIARLQAGGAPDPRVFDAADLAADMAELYEPAAEDKSLDFASEIERGLLVEGNQPFLAQALANLIDNAIKYTPAGGAVKLRARRRSSGEVEYSVTDTGPGVPDADRERVVQRFVRLDNSRTEPGSGLGLSLVTAVAEAHGGRVQLDEGPGVFEGYGPGLRVALVLPAAAGQG; encoded by the coding sequence ATGCGCCTGCCTTCGCTCCTTCGCCGCACCCCCTTCCGGCTGACGCTGCTGTTCCTGGCCCTGTTCGTGGCGGCGGCCAGCGCCATCCTGGCCTATGTCTATTTCGCCTCGGCGTCGCAGGCCCAGGCGAGGGCGACGGCGGACGTCGAGAACGAACTGGGCGTGCTGACCGCCATTCACCGCACGCGCGGGCTGGATGCGCTGAACGGCGCGCTGGTGGAGCGCACCGTGCGGGGGGGCTCCTACCTTTATCTGCTGACCGATCCGGCGGGAAAGACGGTCACCGGCAATGTCTCGACCCTGCCGTTCGAGGCGGGCGAGAACCTGACGCCTGGCCTCGGCCAGTGGGACACCTTCCGCATCACCGACACCGACCCCGAAGGCCGGGTCCAGCGACGCCAGGCCATCGGCGTGATCATGCCGCTGGCCGGCGGCAGCCACCTGTTCGTCGGCGAGGACATCGGCGACATCGAGGACTATCTGTCCCGCCTGACCCAGGCGTTGTGGGCGGCCATGGCCATGGTGATCCTGCTGGGGCTGGGCGGCGGCATTTTCATCAGCCGCCGGGTCGAGGCGGCCATGGCCGGGCTGAACCGCGTGGTTTCGGCGGTGCAGGAGGGCGACCTCAAGGCGCGCGTCGCCACCCGCCATTCCAGCGACGAGCTGGACGAGCTGGCGCAGGGACTGAACGGCATGCTGGACCGGCTGGAGGCGTCCATGGCCTCGATCCGCCACGCCGGCGACGCCATCGCCCACGACCTGCGCTCGCCGTTGACCCGCATGCGGGCCAAGCTGGAGGTCGCCCTGATCGACGCCGAGGCCGGCAAGATCGACGGCGTCGATGCGCTGACCATCGCGCTGGACGAGGCGGACCAGCTGCTGAAAACCTTCAACACCGTCTTGGCCATCGCGCGGCTCCAGGCCGGCGGCGCGCCCGATCCTCGCGTTTTCGACGCCGCCGACCTCGCCGCCGACATGGCCGAACTCTACGAACCGGCGGCCGAGGACAAGTCGCTGGACTTCGCCTCCGAAATCGAGCGCGGCCTGCTGGTCGAGGGCAACCAGCCGTTCCTGGCCCAGGCCTTGGCCAACCTGATCGACAACGCCATCAAATACACGCCGGCCGGCGGCGCGGTGAAGCTGAGGGCGCGCCGGCGCTCCTCGGGCGAGGTCGAATACTCCGTCACCGACACCGGCCCCGGCGTGCCGGACGCCGACCGCGAGCGGGTGGTGCAGCGTTTCGTCCGCCTGGACAACAGTCGCACCGAGCCGGGCTCGGGTCTGGGCCTGTCGCTGGTCACGGCGGTGGCCGAGGCGCACGGCGGCCGGGTGCAACTGGACGAGGGGCCCGGCGTCTTCGAAGGCTACGGACCGGGCCTTCGGGTCGCCCTGGTGCTGCCGGCGGCGGCGGGGCAGGGCTAA
- a CDS encoding bifunctional [glutamine synthetase] adenylyltransferase/[glutamine synthetase]-adenylyl-L-tyrosine phosphorylase, translating to MTPSDPTPLAHRLRPAGPVVDANAAERLYETLRRAAQADGWTDRLEAAWPSLAPTAGASPYLSGLMRRRPAHLRRLLEADPQTELDRLLAQTDALDGDPDAVRQPLRILKADIHLLTALCDLGGVWDLDQVTLALSRFADTAVRAALRAVGVEQRARGKLLSPPDDPRGPIPGLFGIAMGKHGADELNYSSDIDISLFYEPRLLGVALKEGEEPQTFVDRAAKALSGLLMERNADGYVFRVDLRLRPDPSSTPPVVAVPMALAYYESVGQNWERAAFIKARAVCGDLRSARRFLKALQPFVWRRSLDYAAVLDIQSIKRQIHVHKTGEGLEAAGANLKLGRGGIREIEFYAQTQQLILGGRDPALRSSRTVEALHALARAGHISAEVAEELASAYAELRALEHRVQMLDDEQTHILPADPERRRAVAALSGEGDLGLFDAAVEGLLFGVNYRYGELFEGEETLSSSYGSLVFTGVENDPETLNTLRRMGFSEPVSVGNAIRSWHHGRIPATRTARGRELFTRLAPRLLEALAQTGSPDAAFARFAGFFSGLSHGVQVQALFLNQPRLFAMVVGVMAFAPRLARTLARQPAALDGVLDARFLSDLAEQDGLADQMMREAEEAGDFEGRMNAVRRLHREQAFRIGMHALTGRAGPEAAGRAYAALADAAMRTLAPAAWGETERLGGALPGGRIAVVALGKAGSREMTAGSDLDLMTLYAAPPDAASETKGWPAEVFFARFTQRLISALSAHTAEGGLYEVDMRLRPTGSKGPVAVRLSAFEDYYRREADTWEFMVLTRARVVWASDPAFADEVEQVVERVLRQPRPGVDVAGDVARMRALMDRERRPQGFWDLKLSPGGQVDAEFVAQYRQLVAAGEGRPLTHSTLDALTDDPLLADAWRTQQRLSQILAAAFDGRVDPDGEPEPFHARLATAVGAEDYLALKADLQALRTRARAAFEAVLESRDGS from the coding sequence ATGACGCCATCCGACCCGACCCCTCTGGCCCACCGCCTGCGTCCCGCCGGTCCCGTCGTGGATGCGAACGCGGCCGAGCGGCTTTACGAGACCCTGCGAAGGGCGGCCCAGGCGGACGGCTGGACCGACCGGCTCGAGGCCGCGTGGCCATCTCTCGCGCCCACCGCCGGCGCCTCGCCCTATCTGTCCGGCCTGATGCGGCGTCGGCCCGCGCACCTCCGCCGCCTGCTGGAGGCCGATCCTCAGACCGAACTCGACCGGCTGCTTGCGCAGACCGACGCGCTGGACGGCGATCCGGACGCGGTGCGCCAGCCGCTGCGCATCCTCAAGGCCGACATCCATCTGCTGACCGCCCTGTGCGACCTGGGCGGCGTCTGGGATCTGGATCAGGTCACCCTGGCCCTGTCGCGGTTCGCCGACACGGCCGTGCGCGCCGCCCTTCGCGCGGTCGGAGTCGAGCAGCGGGCCCGGGGCAAGCTCCTGTCGCCGCCGGACGACCCCCGCGGCCCCATCCCCGGCCTGTTCGGGATCGCCATGGGCAAGCACGGCGCCGATGAGCTGAACTACTCCTCCGACATCGACATCTCGCTCTTCTACGAACCGCGCCTGCTGGGCGTCGCATTGAAGGAGGGCGAGGAGCCGCAGACCTTTGTTGACCGCGCGGCCAAGGCGCTGTCCGGCCTGTTGATGGAGCGAAACGCCGACGGCTATGTGTTTCGTGTCGACCTGCGCCTGCGCCCCGATCCCTCCTCGACCCCGCCGGTCGTGGCCGTGCCCATGGCCTTGGCCTACTATGAAAGCGTCGGCCAGAACTGGGAGAGGGCCGCCTTCATCAAGGCGCGCGCAGTGTGCGGCGACCTGCGCTCTGCGCGACGGTTCCTGAAGGCGCTTCAGCCCTTTGTCTGGCGCCGCAGCCTGGACTACGCCGCCGTGCTCGACATCCAGTCGATCAAGCGCCAGATCCACGTGCACAAGACCGGCGAAGGGCTGGAGGCGGCCGGCGCGAACCTGAAGCTGGGTCGCGGCGGCATCCGCGAGATCGAGTTCTACGCCCAGACCCAGCAGCTGATCCTGGGCGGGCGCGATCCCGCCCTGCGCTCCAGCCGCACGGTCGAAGCCTTGCATGCGCTGGCCAGGGCCGGCCACATCTCGGCGGAGGTGGCCGAGGAGCTCGCCTCGGCCTATGCCGAGCTCCGCGCGCTGGAGCATCGCGTCCAGATGCTGGACGACGAGCAGACCCACATCCTGCCGGCCGACCCCGAGCGCCGTCGCGCCGTCGCCGCCCTGTCCGGCGAGGGGGACCTCGGCCTGTTCGACGCGGCGGTCGAGGGCCTGCTGTTCGGCGTCAACTATCGCTACGGCGAACTGTTCGAGGGCGAGGAGACGCTGTCTTCGTCATACGGCAGCCTGGTCTTCACCGGCGTGGAGAACGATCCGGAGACCCTGAACACCCTGCGCCGCATGGGCTTTTCCGAGCCCGTTTCGGTCGGGAACGCCATTCGCAGCTGGCATCACGGCCGCATTCCCGCGACCCGGACCGCACGGGGACGAGAGCTGTTCACGCGCCTGGCCCCGCGCCTCTTGGAAGCCTTGGCGCAGACCGGGTCGCCGGATGCGGCGTTCGCCCGTTTCGCCGGCTTCTTTTCGGGCCTGTCGCACGGGGTGCAGGTGCAGGCCCTGTTCCTGAACCAGCCGCGCCTGTTCGCCATGGTCGTGGGGGTTATGGCCTTTGCGCCGCGCCTCGCCCGCACCCTGGCGCGCCAGCCGGCGGCGCTGGACGGCGTGCTGGACGCCCGCTTCCTGTCCGACCTGGCCGAACAGGACGGCCTCGCCGATCAGATGATGCGAGAAGCGGAAGAGGCCGGCGACTTCGAGGGGCGCATGAACGCCGTGCGCCGCCTGCACCGCGAACAGGCCTTTCGCATCGGCATGCACGCCCTGACCGGTCGGGCGGGACCGGAGGCCGCCGGTCGCGCCTATGCGGCTCTGGCGGATGCGGCCATGCGCACCCTGGCGCCCGCCGCGTGGGGGGAGACCGAGCGGCTGGGCGGCGCGCTTCCGGGGGGGCGGATCGCGGTGGTCGCCTTGGGAAAGGCGGGCTCGCGCGAGATGACGGCGGGATCCGACCTCGACCTGATGACCCTCTACGCCGCGCCGCCGGACGCGGCGTCCGAGACCAAGGGCTGGCCGGCCGAGGTCTTCTTCGCCCGCTTCACCCAGCGGCTGATCTCGGCCCTGTCGGCGCACACGGCCGAGGGCGGCCTTTATGAGGTGGACATGCGCCTGCGCCCGACCGGGTCCAAGGGGCCGGTCGCCGTGCGGCTGTCGGCGTTCGAGGACTATTACCGGCGCGAGGCGGACACCTGGGAGTTCATGGTCCTGACCCGCGCGCGCGTGGTCTGGGCCAGCGACCCCGCCTTCGCCGACGAGGTCGAGCAGGTCGTGGAGCGGGTGCTGCGCCAACCTCGCCCGGGCGTGGACGTGGCCGGCGACGTCGCTCGAATGCGCGCCCTGATGGACCGAGAACGCCGGCCGCAGGGTTTCTGGGACCTGAAGCTGTCGCCGGGCGGCCAGGTGGACGCCGAGTTCGTCGCCCAGTATCGCCAGCTCGTCGCCGCCGGCGAAGGCCGACCGCTGACCCACTCGACGCTCGACGCCCTGACCGATGATCCCCTCCTGGCCGACGCCTGGCGCACCCAGCAGCGGCTCAGCCAGATTCTGGCCGCCGCCTTCGACGGGCGGGTCGATCCGGACGGCGAGCCCGAGCCCTTTCACGCCCGCCTGGCCACAGCGGTTGGCGCCGAAGACTACCTGGCGCTGAAGGCCGATCTCCAGGCGCTCCGGACCCGTGCGCGCGCCGCCTTCGAGGCCGTGCTGGAATCCCGCGACGGAAGCTGA
- a CDS encoding heme lyase CcmF/NrfE family subunit, with protein MIVELGAFALALSLMLSVLQAGLAAAGRARRSPVLSGAGEGASLAAFLAVAVAFAALIYAFAVSDFSVSNVAANSHTDKPMLYKVAAAWGSHEGSLLLWCLVLTGFGAVLARGRGLPFGLKASAVAVQGGLGALFLAFAVFTSTPFERLNPAPVQGASLNPLLQDPALAFHPPLLYAGYVGFSVCFSLAVAALIEGRAQTPFWPAWGRWVRPWALASWAFLTVGITLGAFWAYYELGWGGWWFWDPVENASFMPWLAGAALLHSAVVTERRGALAGWTVFLALLAFTFSMLGAFLVRSGVLTSVHAFAVDPQRGLMLLGILGLTAGAAFALFAWRAPRLKGGGLFAPISREGGLVLNNLLLTTAAATVLLGTLYPLILEAASGATISVGPPYFNATFTPLMALAFLILPFGPLLAWKRGDLRGAAQRLWVAAGLSLLLGLAGWAVFEPRKALAGAGIALGAWLILGALAEVAERIRLFRAPMSETLRRSRGLPLGAWGMTLAHAGLGVFVLGAVVETGFKAEAARPLPLGEAVVAGRWLASLDEVRVIEGPNYLAEQGRFTIRPSYDDGRARAVTAERRFFPAGGQTTTEVGLDFRGLSDVYVVLGERTEANGRPAWNVRLYWNPWARLIFLGPAIMALGGVLSLLDRRLRVATPARRRRSA; from the coding sequence GTGATCGTCGAACTCGGGGCCTTCGCCCTGGCGCTGTCGCTGATGCTGTCGGTGTTGCAGGCGGGGCTGGCGGCGGCCGGACGCGCGCGCCGCAGCCCGGTGCTGTCCGGGGCGGGCGAGGGGGCGTCGCTGGCGGCCTTTCTCGCGGTCGCCGTCGCCTTCGCGGCCCTGATCTACGCCTTCGCCGTTTCCGACTTCTCGGTGTCCAATGTCGCGGCCAACAGCCACACCGACAAGCCGATGCTGTACAAGGTCGCCGCGGCCTGGGGCAGCCACGAGGGCTCGCTGCTGCTGTGGTGCCTGGTGCTGACGGGCTTTGGCGCGGTGCTGGCGCGGGGGCGCGGACTGCCGTTCGGACTGAAAGCGTCCGCCGTCGCGGTGCAGGGCGGTCTGGGCGCGCTGTTTCTGGCCTTCGCCGTCTTCACCTCGACCCCCTTCGAGCGGCTGAACCCCGCGCCGGTTCAGGGCGCGTCGCTGAACCCGCTGCTGCAGGACCCGGCGCTCGCCTTCCACCCGCCGCTGCTCTACGCCGGCTACGTCGGGTTCTCCGTCTGCTTCTCGCTGGCGGTCGCGGCCCTGATCGAGGGGCGCGCCCAGACGCCGTTCTGGCCCGCCTGGGGGCGCTGGGTCCGGCCATGGGCGCTGGCCAGCTGGGCGTTCCTGACCGTAGGCATCACGCTGGGCGCCTTCTGGGCGTACTATGAGCTGGGCTGGGGCGGCTGGTGGTTCTGGGACCCGGTGGAGAACGCCTCCTTCATGCCGTGGCTGGCGGGCGCGGCCCTGCTGCACAGCGCGGTGGTGACCGAGCGTCGCGGAGCCTTGGCCGGCTGGACGGTGTTTCTGGCGCTGCTGGCCTTCACCTTCTCAATGCTGGGCGCGTTTCTGGTGCGCTCGGGTGTCCTGACCAGCGTCCACGCCTTCGCCGTCGATCCGCAAAGGGGGCTGATGCTGCTGGGCATCCTGGGTCTCACGGCCGGCGCGGCTTTCGCCCTGTTCGCCTGGCGCGCGCCCCGGCTGAAGGGCGGCGGCCTGTTCGCGCCGATCAGCCGCGAAGGCGGGCTGGTGCTGAACAATCTGCTGCTCACCACCGCCGCAGCGACGGTGCTCTTGGGCACGCTCTATCCGCTGATCCTGGAGGCGGCCTCCGGCGCGACCATCTCGGTCGGACCGCCCTATTTCAACGCCACCTTCACGCCGCTGATGGCCCTGGCCTTTCTGATCCTGCCGTTCGGGCCGCTGCTGGCGTGGAAGCGCGGCGATCTGCGCGGCGCCGCGCAGCGACTGTGGGTCGCGGCCGGCCTGTCGCTGCTGCTGGGGCTGGCGGGTTGGGCGGTGTTCGAGCCTCGCAAGGCGCTGGCCGGCGCCGGGATCGCGCTGGGCGCCTGGCTGATCCTGGGCGCCCTGGCCGAAGTCGCCGAGCGCATCCGCCTGTTCCGCGCGCCCATGTCCGAGACCCTGCGCCGGTCGCGCGGGCTTCCGCTCGGCGCCTGGGGCATGACCCTGGCGCACGCGGGGCTCGGCGTCTTTGTGCTGGGCGCCGTGGTCGAGACCGGCTTCAAGGCCGAGGCGGCCCGGCCGTTGCCGCTGGGTGAAGCCGTCGTCGCCGGCCGCTGGCTGGCCAGCCTCGACGAGGTGCGGGTGATCGAAGGTCCCAACTACCTGGCCGAACAGGGTCGTTTCACCATCCGTCCGTCCTACGACGATGGACGCGCGCGCGCCGTCACCGCCGAGCGCCGCTTCTTTCCCGCCGGCGGCCAGACCACCACCGAGGTGGGCCTCGACTTCCGAGGGCTCAGCGACGTCTATGTGGTGCTGGGCGAGCGCACCGAGGCGAATGGCCGCCCCGCCTGGAACGTGCGCCTGTACTGGAACCCGTGGGCGCGGCTGATCTTCCTGGGGCCCGCGATCATGGCGCTGGGCGGGGTGTTGTCGCTGCTGGACCGCCGCCTGAGGGTCGCGACGCCCGCTCGTCGCAGGCGATCCGCATGA
- a CDS encoding response regulator transcription factor gives MRILVVEDDAEAATAMVRGLSEAGHDVTHAVDGAFGLLEAQKGGYDVYVVDRMMPRLDGVGMVEMVRKGGDQTPVLFLSALGEVEDRVTGLKAGADDYLVKPYAFAELIARVEALARRRETGGVQTVLKVGDLEMNLIGRTVHRGATEIDLQPREFQLLEFLMRHAGQSVTRTMLLEKVWEYHFDPQTNVIDVHISRLRSKIDKGFAKAMLQTVRGAGYRLEA, from the coding sequence ATGCGGATTCTGGTGGTCGAGGACGACGCCGAGGCGGCGACGGCCATGGTGCGCGGCCTGTCCGAGGCCGGACACGACGTCACCCATGCGGTGGACGGCGCATTCGGCCTGCTTGAGGCGCAAAAGGGCGGCTACGACGTCTATGTGGTCGACCGGATGATGCCGCGCCTGGACGGGGTCGGCATGGTAGAGATGGTGCGAAAGGGCGGCGACCAGACGCCCGTCCTGTTCCTGTCGGCGCTGGGCGAGGTCGAGGACCGGGTCACGGGCCTGAAGGCCGGCGCCGACGACTATCTGGTCAAGCCCTACGCCTTCGCCGAACTGATCGCCCGGGTCGAGGCGCTGGCCCGCCGGCGTGAAACGGGCGGCGTGCAGACGGTGCTCAAGGTCGGGGACCTGGAGATGAACCTGATCGGCCGCACGGTGCACCGGGGCGCCACCGAGATCGACCTTCAGCCGCGCGAGTTCCAGCTGCTGGAGTTCCTGATGCGCCACGCGGGCCAGTCGGTCACGCGCACCATGCTGCTGGAAAAGGTGTGGGAATACCACTTCGACCCCCAGACCAACGTCATCGACGTCCACATCAGCCGCCTGCGCTCCAAGATCGACAAGGGCTTTGCGAAAGCCATGCTGCAAACCGTGCGCGGCGCGGGATACAGGCTGGAGGCGTGA
- a CDS encoding Do family serine endopeptidase, with the protein MLKRKEFILGAAAGLTIAAGATAGGVITWPGAHAEPQAVNRITPNPGAAGAFSPPPGAPNSFANIFDQVAPAVVQIDVTTRVERPRALTIPGLPFQFVPPQGQGGDEEPQTAQGTGSGFFISQDGFIVTNNHVVADATEIKVKLSDGRELPARLVGRDEGTDLAVLKVEGNDFKYVSFEETAEPRVGDWVIAVGNPFGLGGTATAGIVSAKARDIDPSGYNDYIQIDAAINRGNSGGPTFDIYGRVIGVNSAIYSPTGGSVGIGFAIPAETAKSITAQLMRGETIQRGYVGLTLQTFSAEEWEAYGQPADFDGAYVADVTPDGPAARAGAQIGDILVSVNGQAVANSSEATRRVGSARPGDNIRLEVIRDGRRQALNVRSGTRPPQSELNASLEGGEGTPGVQAPGGGEVVEGLSVTPLSASNRQRFNVPESVNGLLVTNVADTARFANVRLQPGMVITRANDRTVATAADLRAVIDGARRSGRESVLLFVRAGQTPGTVVLRLGGTD; encoded by the coding sequence ATGCTGAAGCGCAAGGAGTTCATTCTGGGGGCCGCCGCCGGCCTGACCATCGCCGCGGGCGCGACCGCCGGCGGGGTTATCACCTGGCCGGGCGCGCACGCCGAGCCGCAGGCGGTGAACCGCATCACCCCGAACCCGGGCGCCGCCGGCGCCTTTTCCCCGCCGCCGGGCGCGCCCAACAGCTTCGCCAACATCTTCGACCAGGTCGCCCCGGCCGTGGTGCAGATCGACGTGACCACCCGCGTCGAGCGCCCGCGCGCCCTGACCATCCCCGGCCTGCCGTTCCAGTTCGTGCCCCCGCAGGGCCAAGGCGGCGACGAAGAGCCCCAGACGGCCCAGGGCACGGGCTCCGGCTTCTTCATCAGCCAGGACGGCTTTATCGTCACCAACAACCACGTCGTCGCCGACGCCACCGAGATCAAGGTCAAGCTGTCGGACGGCCGCGAACTGCCGGCCCGCCTGGTCGGCCGCGACGAAGGCACCGACCTGGCCGTGCTCAAGGTCGAAGGCAATGACTTCAAATATGTGTCGTTCGAGGAAACGGCCGAGCCGCGCGTCGGCGACTGGGTCATCGCCGTCGGCAACCCGTTCGGCCTCGGCGGCACGGCGACCGCCGGCATCGTCTCGGCCAAGGCCCGCGACATCGATCCCAGCGGCTACAATGACTACATCCAGATCGACGCCGCGATCAACCGGGGCAACTCGGGCGGCCCGACCTTTGACATCTACGGCCGCGTGATCGGCGTCAACTCGGCGATCTATTCGCCCACCGGCGGCTCGGTCGGCATCGGCTTCGCCATTCCAGCGGAGACGGCCAAGAGCATCACGGCTCAGCTGATGCGTGGCGAGACCATCCAGCGCGGCTATGTCGGACTGACGCTGCAGACGTTCAGCGCGGAAGAGTGGGAAGCCTACGGCCAGCCCGCAGACTTCGATGGGGCCTATGTCGCGGATGTGACGCCGGACGGCCCGGCGGCGCGTGCGGGCGCACAGATCGGCGACATTCTGGTCTCTGTGAATGGCCAGGCCGTGGCCAACAGTTCAGAGGCGACTCGCCGCGTGGGTTCAGCTCGTCCCGGCGACAACATCCGCTTGGAAGTCATCCGGGACGGCCGGCGTCAGGCTCTGAACGTGCGCTCGGGCACTCGCCCGCCTCAATCTGAACTGAACGCGTCGCTGGAAGGCGGCGAAGGAACGCCGGGTGTGCAGGCTCCAGGCGGCGGAGAGGTCGTCGAGGGCCTGTCGGTCACCCCGCTGAGCGCCTCGAACCGCCAGCGCTTCAACGTGCCGGAGTCGGTCAATGGCCTGCTGGTGACCAATGTCGCCGACACCGCCCGGTTCGCCAACGTGCGGCTTCAGCCTGGCATGGTGATCACGCGCGCCAATGATCGCACCGTTGCGACGGCGGCTGATCTGCGCGCCGTCATCGACGGGGCGCGCCGTTCGGGCCGTGAAAGCGTGCTGCTGTTCGTTCGCGCGGGTCAGACCCCTGGCACGGTGGTGCTGCGCCTGGGCGGGACCGACTGA
- a CDS encoding cytochrome c-type biogenesis protein: MKRRILLAPLLAIGLMAAEPASAPDRPLPDAAQEQRARALFTEIRCVVCQHEAIADSPAGVAADMRRLVRDEIAAGASDEQVRQGLVRRFGDYVLFRPPLRIGTLLLWFGPFLLAAGAALALVRRGRRKRADPLPLSPEEERRLHDLFLQESVRRDPDATSPHDGR, encoded by the coding sequence ATGAAGCGTCGCATCCTGCTGGCGCCGCTGCTTGCGATCGGCCTGATGGCGGCGGAGCCGGCGTCGGCGCCTGACCGGCCCTTGCCCGACGCCGCTCAGGAACAGCGCGCCCGCGCCCTGTTCACCGAGATCCGCTGCGTCGTCTGCCAGCACGAGGCCATCGCCGACAGCCCTGCCGGCGTCGCCGCCGACATGCGCCGGCTGGTGCGCGACGAGATCGCCGCCGGGGCCAGCGACGAACAGGTGCGGCAGGGCCTGGTGCGCCGCTTCGGCGACTATGTGCTGTTCCGGCCCCCGTTGCGGATCGGCACGCTGCTGCTGTGGTTCGGCCCCTTCCTCTTGGCGGCGGGCGCGGCCCTGGCGCTGGTGCGGCGCGGTCGTCGCAAGAGGGCCGATCCCTTGCCGCTGTCACCTGAGGAAGAGCGCCGCCTGCACGATCTTTTCCTTCAGGAAAGCGTCCGCCGCGATCCGGACGCAACCTCGCCTCACGACGGGCGCTAG
- a CDS encoding EF-hand domain-containing protein yields the protein MQIKLIIAGLALAGAAAGTTAMAAQNAVGTGPQAQRVARADADRDGRISRTEFVDARVSRLGALDANRDGSVAVEERRAGRQAQRAERASNRFAKLDANSDGMLSRAEFEARPAAGRRAHAARPARAGHAARGPVAVSEARTRLEQRFDRLDANGDGYLTSEERRAGKAHRRMARPAVSPPAPASE from the coding sequence ATGCAGATCAAGCTCATCATAGCCGGCCTGGCGCTTGCGGGCGCCGCGGCCGGAACGACAGCGATGGCGGCCCAGAACGCCGTCGGCACCGGCCCACAGGCGCAGCGTGTCGCCCGCGCCGACGCCGACCGCGACGGTCGGATCAGCCGGACCGAGTTCGTGGACGCCCGCGTCAGCCGTCTCGGCGCCCTGGACGCCAACCGGGACGGCTCGGTCGCCGTCGAGGAACGCCGCGCCGGTCGGCAGGCCCAGCGCGCGGAACGCGCTTCCAACCGCTTCGCCAAGCTCGATGCGAACAGTGACGGCATGCTCAGCCGCGCCGAGTTCGAGGCGCGCCCGGCCGCGGGTCGTCGCGCCCATGCCGCGCGTCCCGCGCGCGCCGGCCATGCCGCTCGCGGTCCGGTCGCCGTCTCTGAGGCCCGCACGCGGCTTGAACAGCGGTTCGACCGGCTGGATGCGAATGGCGACGGGTATCTGACGTCCGAGGAACGCCGCGCCGGCAAGGCTCATCGTCGGATGGCGCGTCCGGCGGTCTCGCCTCCCGCTCCGGCTTCGGAGTAA
- a CDS encoding RNA polymerase sigma factor has translation MAASADPDEDLVRRVGRGDPAAIQAMVSRKLPRVLNLANRMLGDAAEAEDVAQDAMLRAWKQAPRWSFGQAKFDTWLHRVALNLCYDRLRRRREIATETPPDRPDEGPAPDRGLLAAETGVRVDAALRRLPDRQREAVVLCHYQEMTNIDAAAAMEISVEALESLLSRGRRALRQALADLAPGARNGEWG, from the coding sequence TTGGCCGCAAGCGCCGACCCCGACGAGGATCTGGTTCGCCGTGTGGGTCGAGGCGACCCGGCGGCGATCCAGGCCATGGTGTCGCGCAAGCTGCCGCGCGTGCTGAACCTGGCCAACCGGATGCTGGGCGACGCGGCCGAGGCCGAGGACGTGGCTCAGGACGCCATGCTGCGCGCCTGGAAACAGGCGCCGCGCTGGAGCTTCGGCCAGGCCAAGTTCGACACCTGGCTGCATCGGGTGGCGCTGAACCTCTGCTACGACCGGCTGCGGCGCAGGCGCGAGATCGCGACGGAGACGCCGCCCGATCGGCCGGACGAGGGGCCCGCGCCGGATCGCGGCCTGCTGGCGGCCGAGACGGGCGTGCGGGTCGATGCGGCCTTGCGGCGGCTGCCGGATCGTCAACGCGAAGCGGTGGTGCTGTGCCACTATCAGGAAATGACCAACATCGACGCCGCCGCGGCCATGGAAATCAGCGTCGAGGCGCTGGAAAGCCTCCTGTCACGCGGCCGACGCGCGCTGCGCCAGGCGTTGGCCGATCTGGCGCCGGGGGCTAGGAACGGAGAATGGGGATGA